gaagattaaaaaggaatatatttgtaaaattattttaaatatattctgagatgacaatatatatatatatatatatatatatatatatataaattgtatattatgtatatgttttgtttttttatacctttttttttttttttttttttttttttaaaaagtgACAAGGtaacacatatatatatatatatttatttacacATATGTGTgttatcaatatatattacattcCTCTTCAAAACactttaataatatatgatataaatttgTGTCCACTTGATTAatactattaatattttcatccgttattatacatatttttcttgaatagtcatatttttccatttttataGGCATATGATCCATATTATTGATAATTAGCTTTTTATGATTACTTTTTTCgcttttcctttttttgatatatttgACTTGACAGAATTTATGATAAGATTTTTTGTTTAgcataaaatatttattgaCATTATATAGAAAGTTGAATAACTTGttttctatttttaaattgatatttgtatttttatttttaatatcaaATCGAGCTGACAAAATCCAATGGTCACTAAATTCGTTTCCTTTTTTCTGTGTTAATATATCGACACcataattatatacttCTTGAAATTTAAAGTATATgccatttttatttataagtttaaatatattatcaatcatataattatctatatatttttttttttttttgaaattattaaatttttcaATGATTATATCTATAGGGTTATATAAAGACattaattcatatatatctttttcgtttagaaaaaatgatttgaccagaaatatattatccGTTAAACCATAACAATAGTTCAATCCATTAACTAAAGTATTATTTTTGCGATctacaatattatatgttctTTGTAATTTgtaatgaatatttttataaaaaaacatgTCTTTCATTTCTCCATGATGATTTAAAGTTATTAacttttcatataattctttgttatcatttatatcaaTATTAAAACTAccaataataaatatggaactatttttgaaaatcatagtggatatattttttttttcctcatttaatatatgattatgataaaagttattattactatatatattattattacagtttatataattatgtttgtcgtttattatttcttcttcactttttatatttccacttttatgttttatacACCCTTTGATATTAtcttttcttctttttaaaaatctccgatttttaaaaaacaaaaaaaaaatatatattttccaaaatatttttttcataaaaaagaCTAAATCTTTTATGTtacttattttattttgagTACTATATAAATCAAATTCAAGtgagaaaaaatataaatgatatttattatcataaattaattttataaattttataactttccttttaaatataatatctgatgataaaaacataaaatcATAGTAACACAAACGAAATAAAATTTTGCTccaacatatatataaaccACCATTtccataaaaataatttagagcactataatataattcatttaataaattattacaCCAGGGGATATTATCTAACATTATGGTATGagtatattttaatttgtcaaataaatatttttgatatttTCCATAAACACAtcttaaaaatattaaattatattgaGTACATAAAGTTCCAATCTTTTTACACCTATTCTCATTATTTCTAcaattttcatataatcCAAATAAATGAGGATTATAtctaaatatatcattatataaataagtatttaaagaaaaaatacttatacaattataatatatattattcttatcttttcgcattttcttttcatctattgaatataaaaaattcttGTCATATCTTAAattatcaatatttataatatcttctttttcattGTTACTAAGAGATGATACATCacttaataatatatcgTCTATTAGTTCATCATAGTTACTACTTACATTGCTACCTTGTGATGACGTACttgaatttttatttgatattGATAATGATTCTTTTGAATTTACataagaattattaattttcgtatatatattgcatatatcctttttattactATCATCATAAAGTTgatttttcttcatattcTCATCATCATCCTTTGTTTTCAAAGAATCACACTCTTCTGTTCTTCTTATCCcctttttttcatcatacAGAAGATTAAAAGTTTTCTTTATATCTTctaacatattatttagtTCTTCATATTTGCAATTTGTGCAATCAGAATTAGATGAAAGAGATTCTTCCCCTACcttaaaataattttcttccttattcttcttcttcattttgGCAAATGCATTACTCacatgtataaataaaaataaataaataaataaataaataaatatatatatatatatatatatattacatgtTCATTGTTTGACATATTAATAAGACATTCcatttgtaaaaaaaaagaaaaagaaaattataaattttttttttttaaacaaatattaaatatatatacatcaAAAATGATATTCTTACACgtacaaaataaaaaacaacaatataatattatataatttaataaggaaaaaaaaaaaaaaaatttctaatttgtatttaattaatatattaacatgcatggacataattatatattttttatataaattatatttttattttttgcCCATATATTAAAACTTCAAAAAGGAATGCTCATAAAATTATGTACaaaatattgtttatataaactTATAAATGATTCAgatttttttcattaatattttctttttttaatgataaCACACATGTTGTGGATAGACTAAAAGGAAATAAAGGTAGAccacaaaaaaaaatatatatatatatatatatccatgttctttaaaatatatgaaatgaCTGCAAaggtatatattattcaaattcttttttcttaacacaaaagaacaaatatattttatttttactttttctctctctctatatatatatatatatatttatttatttattattattttttttttcccatATCAATTTGAAATGTGTAAATATCTCCTGAGGTCCGGCTTGTAATTCCTTTCCGAATTAACAAATGCAAATTCTTTGAAGGGGTctaataaaaagaatacTTTACCAATTATTAACTGAACATGTACTGAACCATAATTTCTACTATCATAAGAATCCATTTGATTATCTCCTTCTACCCATATATTGTTTTGAGGTATTTCTACATACGAATGGAAATTGTCAATAAAcaatttatcattttctatagcaataattcttttacacactctttttttttcatttacaGGAGATACTAATAGTACCACATCACCTcgtttatatatatgacgacatttttttattttattttttaaattatttattttgttgtAAATAATTTCATACAAATAAGAAGTATATTCATAATCAAAATGTAATTGtagaatattataacatttgtataaaatattcatatatagagataagtatattttctttaaattattaaacCATCTTAAAGAATAATCacatacataaaataatataactCCATTCTGATTAATTAAAGGATACATACTAGATCCACTTGTAAGTGTcatatcaaatatataattatttataccATATATTACAAAGCAACATAATACGATTTTTTTTGtgaattttaaaaaatccTTAATCGGTTCAATGcgtgaaaaaaaatttattttctttcttttattattattattattattattactgctattttttttgcttCCTTTTTTGTTCCTTAGTCCAATATGATAACCATTTTTATTCCTCttccatatttttatagTACAATTTTGAGATTgtttattgtttttatattccaAAGGTAGTAgtaatacatttttattacaaaaaattttattttttatattaaatttatttgatattgcatcattttgtaatattatacttttttttcgtATCCTTTTCTCGTATCTATTCCATTCCTTGgaattaaaataattaaaaaaactTACTTTAGTacaattcttttttttcaaatataagtctcttcttaaaaaaaagcaaATACTTTTGTTAAAACAGTTGTATATAAGGaaattcatattatttctGTAGCAGCCAATGTAAAAATTAAACTATCTAAATTGTCACATAAAagaacataataaataaataaataaatatatatatattatattatattagctcatattatatttttcttttctcttttttttttttttttatcattcaTTCTTATATTCCCCTTCATAAGATAAAAGTTTCCCATTAATCAAAAATAGATGCCACtacataatttatatttttcaaataacaaaaaaattaattaatttattattatcataactattcaaaatattaatataaaatattgggtctataataatatattaacatatttcattcatataaaaatattactacatataatatatattttgtatatataaaataaatacgctattatccatatatttaaaaacagaacaataaatgaataatatataaatatattatatatatatatatatatatatatatatatatacatttatttttatattatttcatcaTCCCATAAAAACTATTAgttgtaatattattattccttttttttctactcttcataattataaatgtgttttaaaaagaaaaagaaaattattatatatttttttatatatcataaacaaaaaaaaaaaaataaataaatataaataaataaataaataaatataaataaaaaaaatataaaaataaaaataaaaacatatataataccttaaatgttttaaaaaaattttataattaaaaaaaaaaaaaaaaaattgagtggaaaaattatatt
The genomic region above belongs to Plasmodium reichenowi strain SY57 chromosome 13, whole genome shotgun sequence and contains:
- a CDS encoding hypothetical protein (conserved Plasmodium protein, unknown function); translated protein: MKKKNKEENYFKVGEESLSSNSDCTNCKYEELNNMLEDIKKTFNLLYDEKKGIRRTEECDSLKTKDDDENMKKNQLYDDSNKKDICNIYTKINNSYVNSKESLSISNKNSSTSSQGSNVSSNYDELIDDILLSDVSSLSNNEKEDIINIDNLRYDKNFLYSIDEKKMRKDKNNIYYNCISIFSLNTYLYNDIFRYNPHLFGLYENCRNNENRCKKIGTLCTQYNLIFLRCVYGKYQKYLFDKLKYTHTIMLDNIPWCNNLLNELYYSALNYFYGNGGLYICWSKILFRLCYYDFMFLSSDIIFKRKVIKFIKLIYDNKYHLYFFSLEFDLYSTQNKISNIKDLVFFMKKIFWKIYIFFLFFKNRRFLKRRKDNIKGCIKHKSGNIKSEEEIINDKHNYINCNNNIYSNNNFYHNHILNEEKKNISTMIFKNSSIFIIGSFNIDINDNKELYEKLITLNHHGEMKDMFFYKNIHYKLQRTYNIVDRKNNTLVNGLNYCYGLTDNIFLVKSFFLNEKDIYELMSLYNPIDIIIEKFNNFKKKKKYIDNYMIDNIFKLINKNGIYFKFQEVYNYGVDILTQKKGNEFSDHWILSARFDIKNKNTNINLKIENKLFNFLYNVNKYFMLNKKSYHKFCQVKYIKKRKSEKSNHKKLIINNMDHMPIKMEKYDYSRKICIITDENINSINQVDTNLYHILLKCFEEECNIY
- a CDS encoding type I signal peptidase, whose amino-acid sequence is MNFLIYNCFNKSICFFLRRDLYLKKKNCTKVSFFNYFNSKEWNRYEKRIRKKSIILQNDAISNKFNIKNKIFCNKNVLLLPLEYKNNKQSQNCTIKIWKRNKNGYHIGLRNKKGSKKNSSNNNNNNNKRKKINFFSRIEPIKDFLKFTKKIVLCCFVIYGINNYIFDMTLTSGSSMYPLINQNGVILFYVCDYSLRWFNNLKKIYLSLYMNILYKCYNILQLHFDYEYTSYLYEIIYNKINNLKNKIKKCRHIYKRGDVVLLVSPVNEKKRVCKRIIAIENDKLFIDNFHSYVEIPQNNIWVEGDNQMDSYDSRNYGSVHVQLIIGKVFFLLDPFKEFAFVNSERNYKPDLRRYLHISN